The following are encoded together in the Robertmurraya sp. FSL R5-0851 genome:
- a CDS encoding methyl-accepting chemotaxis protein — protein sequence MLRRVKWSNIKIGGKYMVIFSFMTIAFIISVVVTGIFIKDTSEKMEDTVTRNQVAVDAGNLVTLYHEKYLLVPEYILLSDETKLNVYLDHSQEFVSIAKRIKKNLTTNQLETFNQLIENNHKLDEYFFCTIVPKVQQINTEEFATLESEARELKNETIKLGYELKDSATKISEADLASAQSQLERLYLILILSSFGSIILSFVMIFILSRRIKRNLEEIVVQSNEIASGRLNNEKLTYSGNDEIGQLSHSINEMATSLRGMISEISTLSAEVDKQSVTLFESSEEVKLGSEQVSITIEEMAKGASSQADNAANIASKTKEFNEEIVQSNSQGERLVEFSGQVLDVAVRGDNQMKESLQQMKKINHVVSESVHQVKNLESKTQSITEIVHVIKSIADQTNLLALNASIEAARAGEAGKSFTVVATEVRKLAEEVSRSVEGIASIVFSIKEETSKIAENLNEGYGEVNKGTVQIELTGQQFADIKEKVEHMSIGIKTISESFNKVQQSSQSMSENIEHIAAVSEETAAGSEEISAAVLQQNQSLDNISVSAKMLTSMVERMNNLIKKFEL from the coding sequence ATGCTAAGAAGGGTAAAATGGTCAAACATCAAGATTGGTGGAAAGTACATGGTGATCTTCTCTTTTATGACCATTGCTTTTATCATTTCTGTAGTAGTTACAGGGATTTTTATTAAAGATACGAGCGAAAAAATGGAAGATACAGTGACGAGAAATCAAGTAGCTGTAGATGCTGGAAACTTGGTAACTCTTTACCATGAAAAGTACTTATTAGTTCCGGAGTACATTCTATTGTCTGATGAAACCAAGTTGAATGTGTATTTGGATCATAGTCAAGAGTTTGTCAGTATCGCTAAAAGAATAAAGAAAAATCTAACTACCAATCAATTGGAAACGTTTAATCAGCTCATAGAGAACAATCATAAACTCGACGAGTATTTCTTTTGTACAATCGTACCAAAAGTACAACAAATTAATACAGAAGAGTTTGCCACATTAGAAAGTGAAGCAAGAGAATTAAAAAATGAAACCATTAAATTGGGATATGAGTTAAAAGATTCAGCGACAAAAATTAGTGAAGCTGATTTAGCATCCGCACAAAGTCAACTGGAAAGACTGTATCTTATTCTTATTCTTTCATCATTTGGATCCATCATTCTTTCTTTTGTCATGATTTTTATTCTTAGCCGCAGAATCAAGAGAAATCTGGAAGAAATCGTTGTACAAAGTAACGAGATCGCTAGTGGCAGACTGAACAATGAGAAATTAACCTACAGTGGAAACGATGAAATTGGACAACTCTCTCATTCTATTAATGAAATGGCAACAAGCTTACGAGGAATGATTTCCGAAATCTCAACTTTATCAGCTGAAGTGGACAAACAAAGTGTTACGTTGTTTGAGTCATCTGAGGAAGTAAAGCTGGGTAGCGAACAAGTTTCTATAACGATTGAAGAAATGGCGAAGGGCGCAAGTTCACAAGCGGATAATGCAGCTAATATTGCGTCAAAAACGAAGGAATTTAATGAAGAAATCGTACAATCTAACTCACAAGGGGAAAGATTAGTAGAATTCTCTGGTCAAGTGTTAGATGTGGCCGTTCGCGGGGACAATCAAATGAAAGAATCACTACAACAAATGAAAAAAATTAATCATGTGGTAAGTGAATCTGTTCACCAAGTGAAGAATTTAGAAAGCAAAACACAATCGATCACAGAAATCGTCCATGTGATCAAGTCCATTGCAGACCAAACCAACTTGCTTGCTTTAAATGCGTCCATTGAAGCGGCCAGAGCTGGAGAAGCAGGAAAAAGCTTTACTGTTGTAGCAACGGAAGTAAGAAAATTAGCCGAAGAGGTTTCGCGTTCAGTTGAAGGGATCGCATCCATTGTTTTCAGCATAAAAGAAGAAACATCAAAAATTGCTGAAAATTTAAACGAAGGATACGGTGAGGTAAATAAAGGAACCGTACAAATTGAACTAACCGGCCAACAATTTGCCGACATTAAAGAAAAAGTAGAACATATGTCGATTGGTATAAAAACGATTTCAGAGAGTTTTAATAAAGTTCAACAATCAAGTCAATCCATGAGTGAGAATATCGAGCATATTGCTGCCGTATCAGAAGAAACCGCCGCTGGTTCGGAAGAGATATCAGCTGCAGTTCTTCAACAAAACCAATCACTCGACAATATTTCTGTAAGTGCCAAAATGCTTACAAGCATGGTAGAAAGAATGAACAATTTGATCAAAAAATTTGAACTATAA
- a CDS encoding sugar ABC transporter substrate-binding protein, which translates to MKNIPKMSLTSLFLIIVMIVTAGCSSTEKASSTNHSKLITDDSKPYVGFLLDTLKDERWYKDKALFEEEIKKLGGQVKTLAANGLDEVQIKQAQLLIEEGVDVLVVVPHDAVISAEIVEIAHEAGVKVVSYDRLIKNADVDYYISFDNEKVGEIQATEILKKVPNGNFAYIGGAESDNNAILFRQGAMKVLQPLIDNGTVKLVHDQYTDDWNPDIAKENMKTALSKNGNAINAVIAANDGTAGGVIESLAGVGLAGTVPVSGQDAELEGVRRVVQGLQTMTVYKPINLLAVKSAEMAIMVAKGEEVKTDKQINNGKIDVPAVFLDPIAITNENVRDTVIKDGYLNEADVFK; encoded by the coding sequence ATGAAAAATATTCCAAAGATGTCTCTCACAAGCTTGTTTCTAATTATTGTTATGATCGTTACAGCTGGTTGTTCCTCGACAGAGAAAGCATCAAGCACTAACCACTCAAAATTAATCACTGATGATTCAAAACCATATGTCGGATTTTTATTAGATACGCTAAAAGACGAAAGATGGTACAAAGATAAAGCACTGTTTGAAGAAGAAATTAAAAAGTTGGGCGGGCAAGTAAAAACACTAGCCGCCAACGGATTGGATGAAGTTCAAATTAAACAAGCCCAATTATTAATTGAGGAGGGAGTAGATGTATTAGTCGTCGTTCCTCATGATGCTGTGATTTCAGCTGAAATCGTAGAAATTGCTCATGAAGCAGGGGTAAAGGTGGTTTCCTACGACCGATTGATAAAAAATGCTGATGTTGATTACTATATTTCCTTTGATAATGAAAAAGTAGGAGAAATTCAAGCTACAGAAATTTTAAAGAAAGTACCTAATGGAAATTTTGCTTATATTGGTGGAGCAGAATCTGACAACAACGCGATTCTTTTCCGCCAAGGCGCGATGAAAGTATTACAGCCTCTAATCGATAACGGAACCGTGAAGCTCGTTCATGATCAGTATACTGATGATTGGAACCCAGACATTGCAAAAGAAAATATGAAAACGGCACTGAGTAAAAATGGAAATGCTATTAACGCGGTTATTGCTGCAAATGACGGAACGGCTGGTGGAGTAATTGAGTCATTAGCAGGCGTTGGTTTAGCTGGTACCGTTCCTGTTTCTGGTCAGGACGCCGAGCTTGAAGGAGTTCGCCGTGTTGTTCAAGGATTACAAACGATGACCGTATATAAACCGATTAACCTATTAGCGGTAAAGTCTGCCGAAATGGCGATTATGGTAGCAAAGGGAGAAGAAGTAAAGACCGACAAGCAAATTAACAATGGAAAAATCGA
- a CDS encoding GDSL-type esterase/lipase family protein yields the protein MKRIILRSMIIGSLLASLPMTAFAKGSKQVDYVALGDSLAAGATPYHKLDKGYADFLVDRYEQSQYEITLDNYGVPGYRTTNIVSELLNPNNANYAELRNSIKNAELVTIDIGANDLLANLNTIRQNPSTAPAVLNTIAENLYLILSEIDKINPGIKVYVMGYYNPFPHLPKQEQAALLPLLDALNQTIEKVASANGDDFVPTAKVIKKYETLYVPNPNDIHLSLEGYKAVAKEFWKAIQEE from the coding sequence ATGAAGAGGATAATTTTACGTTCCATGATAATTGGATCACTTTTAGCATCCTTACCAATGACAGCGTTTGCAAAAGGCAGCAAACAAGTCGACTATGTGGCTCTTGGTGATTCATTAGCCGCTGGGGCAACACCTTATCATAAACTAGATAAAGGGTACGCAGATTTTCTGGTTGATCGTTATGAGCAATCACAGTATGAAATCACATTAGATAATTATGGTGTCCCTGGATACAGAACTACCAATATCGTAAGCGAGCTACTCAATCCTAACAATGCCAATTACGCTGAACTACGAAACTCCATTAAAAACGCTGAGCTTGTTACCATTGATATTGGTGCCAATGACTTATTAGCCAATTTAAATACTATAAGGCAAAATCCGTCCACCGCACCTGCTGTATTAAACACCATCGCCGAAAACTTATATCTTATTTTAAGTGAAATCGATAAGATCAATCCAGGAATAAAGGTCTATGTTATGGGCTACTACAATCCATTCCCTCATCTACCAAAGCAAGAGCAGGCTGCCTTACTTCCATTATTAGATGCGCTGAATCAGACCATTGAAAAAGTCGCTTCCGCCAATGGTGATGACTTTGTCCCTACAGCAAAAGTGATTAAAAAATATGAAACATTATATGTGCCAAACCCTAACGACATCCATTTAAGTTTAGAAGGATATAAGGCCGTAGCGAAAGAATTTTGGAAGGCAATTCAAGAAGAGTAA
- a CDS encoding DinB family protein: MKSIQSMYDHLHWANERIINTLLSLSVPNKPAGKLFAHTLLAERVWITRLAGNSSAHLPIWSDLSIESCKELLHKNHHDYQLFLSKLTEQKGEQTVTYKNSTGTEFQDSIRDILVHVALHGQYHRGQINLLLRQHGEEPIASDYIIFKREKE, encoded by the coding sequence TTGAAGTCCATTCAAAGCATGTATGATCACTTGCATTGGGCAAATGAACGCATCATCAACACCTTGCTTTCACTAAGTGTACCCAATAAGCCAGCAGGAAAATTATTTGCTCACACCTTATTAGCTGAACGAGTGTGGATCACTAGGCTGGCGGGGAATAGCAGCGCACACCTTCCTATATGGTCCGACCTCTCTATAGAAAGTTGTAAGGAACTACTTCACAAGAATCATCATGATTATCAGCTTTTTTTATCAAAATTAACAGAACAAAAGGGCGAACAAACCGTTACATATAAAAATAGCACGGGAACTGAGTTTCAAGACTCGATCAGAGATATCCTCGTTCATGTAGCTCTTCACGGACAGTATCATCGAGGTCAAATCAATCTTCTTCTCCGACAACATGGCGAAGAACCCATTGCCTCGGACTATATCATTTTTAAAAGGGAAAAAGAATAA
- a CDS encoding iron-containing alcohol dehydrogenase: protein MRQGTNISIPSLLEINSGVIHQLEAYLIKHGFRNAMIFFDEFTNETFAETIESSFSRLTLDTKVLKSGLDINDLIQVAFSLKNYDVVLAMGGGALVDYGKYVAFIRKFPFISIPTSASNDGFASSNCSIMVNSKKTTVPAQIPYGIVVDLDIIQTAPTKMILAGIGDLLSNITALYDWDFEEKHGVGYVNAFAAMLSKKAVNSFIRTPMNDIKNPIFLKELVSSMTMGGISTDISGNSAPISGSEHLISHALDKISDAPQMHGVQVGIATYIVAKVQNHRHERVRKVFERTGFFDYVQTLSLHKEEYLQAIDLAPTIKPNRYTFLHEERYREKAKQLLDEDEILKGLFKE from the coding sequence ATGCGGCAAGGTACAAATATCTCGATTCCTTCTTTACTGGAAATTAATAGTGGGGTTATTCATCAATTAGAAGCGTACTTAATCAAGCATGGATTTCGCAATGCAATGATCTTTTTTGATGAGTTTACGAATGAAACTTTTGCTGAAACCATTGAGTCCTCCTTTTCAAGGCTCACTCTCGATACAAAGGTATTGAAATCCGGATTGGATATCAATGATTTGATTCAAGTAGCCTTTTCGCTAAAGAACTATGATGTAGTCCTAGCTATGGGTGGTGGCGCACTAGTCGATTATGGAAAGTATGTTGCGTTTATTCGGAAGTTTCCGTTTATTAGTATCCCTACTTCTGCGTCAAATGACGGATTTGCAAGCTCTAACTGTTCGATTATGGTAAATAGCAAAAAGACGACCGTTCCAGCACAAATTCCTTATGGAATCGTTGTAGACCTTGATATCATACAGACTGCCCCGACAAAAATGATTCTCGCGGGAATCGGTGATTTACTGTCAAATATCACCGCCCTATATGATTGGGATTTTGAAGAAAAACATGGGGTTGGATATGTTAATGCATTTGCGGCGATGCTAAGTAAAAAAGCGGTGAACAGTTTTATCCGAACACCTATGAACGATATTAAGAATCCAATATTCTTAAAAGAATTGGTTAGTTCGATGACGATGGGTGGAATTTCGACCGATATAAGTGGAAATAGTGCTCCTATTAGCGGTTCTGAGCATCTGATCTCACATGCATTGGATAAAATATCAGATGCACCACAAATGCATGGTGTTCAGGTTGGGATTGCAACGTATATCGTAGCAAAAGTTCAGAATCACAGACACGAACGTGTAAGAAAAGTGTTTGAACGTACGGGATTTTTTGATTATGTACAAACATTGTCACTACATAAAGAAGAATACCTGCAAGCGATTGATTTGGCGCCTACCATAAAGCCTAATCGGTATACATTTTTACACGAAGAAAGGTATCGTGAAAAAGCCAAACAGTTGCTAGATGAAGATGAGATTTTGAAGGGATTATTTAAAGAATAA
- a CDS encoding D-2-hydroxyacid dehydrogenase, which produces MNIHNILIAGEYQKEFETYFPNMEQKEFRFLPVEAITEHDLDWADAYVGFKPCVNFQIAKIKWVHSFNAGVNNFLEIEGWNENQTLLTRTICSFGERISEYCLSYLLTNLQYHGQFQQKQQQKKWCQRTPKLLKDVTIVIFGTGAIGQEVAKTFTYFGSTVIGVSESGKQKEYFHKVVPISSVSSIIGKANWIISTLPLTHHTKQLFNEKLFSQTKSVGFINVGRGATVDEKALITALDSGNVHTAILDVVEIEPLPEESTLWLRKDVIITPHISAVTELNEAILCFAQTLQALESNHPVSNSVDFDKGY; this is translated from the coding sequence ATGAACATACATAACATTCTTATAGCAGGGGAGTATCAGAAGGAATTTGAGACATATTTTCCAAACATGGAACAAAAGGAATTTCGCTTTCTACCAGTAGAAGCGATCACCGAACATGACTTAGACTGGGCAGATGCCTACGTTGGTTTTAAACCATGCGTGAATTTTCAAATAGCGAAAATTAAATGGGTTCATTCCTTTAATGCAGGTGTAAATAATTTTTTAGAAATAGAGGGCTGGAATGAAAATCAAACTCTTCTTACCCGTACCATTTGTTCCTTCGGAGAACGAATAAGTGAGTATTGTTTAAGTTATCTATTAACAAACCTACAATATCACGGACAATTTCAGCAAAAACAGCAACAAAAAAAGTGGTGTCAAAGAACGCCAAAGTTGTTAAAGGATGTTACGATCGTTATTTTTGGAACTGGGGCCATTGGCCAAGAAGTAGCTAAGACGTTTACCTATTTTGGTTCAACCGTTATTGGCGTCTCCGAAAGCGGTAAACAAAAAGAATACTTTCATAAAGTTGTTCCGATAAGTTCCGTTTCTTCTATAATTGGAAAAGCCAACTGGATCATCAGTACGCTTCCGCTGACTCATCACACAAAACAATTATTCAATGAAAAACTTTTCTCTCAAACGAAGTCAGTTGGTTTTATTAACGTAGGCAGAGGCGCAACAGTTGATGAAAAAGCACTGATCACTGCGCTCGATTCAGGGAACGTACATACGGCGATCCTAGATGTAGTAGAAATAGAACCACTACCAGAAGAATCGACTCTTTGGTTAAGGAAAGACGTAATCATCACTCCACATATCTCTGCTGTAACCGAACTGAACGAAGCAATTCTTTGCTTTGCTCAAACCTTACAAGCCTTAGAATCAAACCACCCCGTATCGAACTCAGTGGATTTTGATAAAGGATATTAA
- a CDS encoding MFS transporter: protein MKSRVTVMISIVLAMLVASIDTTIMNTTMPVIAEELGRFDLYAWSFASYMIASTILSPVAGRLSDLFGRKKVFGFGILLFLAGSLLCGISANMIQLVIFRAVQGMGAGFMMPFPAIIAGDLFSVEKRGKIQALFTGMWGLSAVLAPLLGSFFVEVLTWRWIFYINLPICLISFVTLLAYKEEYEPRKAKVDYMGAVLFGASITSLLLVTVVQENRWIFCIVGVLLLVGFYFFEKKQASPIVPFSMFKNQMISRINFNGFIGNLALFGTASYIPLFLQHIAGLSLFLSGVALLGQAIGWMMAAVPAGKWILKYGYRRLLIIGNAFLFASGLLLLLLDPSHGFWFVFFVMLIQGIAFGMLSTVGVIGVQQLVGVHEKGVSTAFFMLCRNMGTVIGVTVMGYLLTTGASDMDGIHHLFQFGFIGSVLALLTSFLIQKNTAEQSTPAAKIG, encoded by the coding sequence ATGAAAAGTCGAGTAACCGTCATGATTAGTATTGTACTCGCGATGCTTGTTGCATCCATTGATACAACTATCATGAACACAACCATGCCTGTCATCGCAGAGGAGCTTGGCCGTTTTGATTTGTATGCATGGTCGTTTGCTTCCTATATGATTGCTAGCACCATATTATCCCCGGTGGCTGGAAGATTATCTGATTTGTTTGGTAGAAAGAAAGTATTTGGCTTCGGTATCTTACTTTTCTTAGCTGGATCACTTCTATGTGGCATATCTGCCAATATGATACAATTGGTTATTTTTCGTGCTGTACAAGGGATGGGTGCCGGTTTTATGATGCCCTTTCCAGCCATTATTGCTGGTGACCTTTTCTCAGTTGAAAAACGTGGGAAAATCCAAGCATTATTCACAGGAATGTGGGGGTTATCGGCTGTGCTTGCTCCCCTTTTAGGTTCTTTCTTTGTGGAAGTATTAACATGGAGATGGATTTTCTATATTAACCTACCAATCTGTCTGATTTCATTTGTCACTTTATTAGCTTATAAAGAGGAATATGAACCGAGAAAAGCAAAGGTCGATTATATGGGTGCGGTACTGTTTGGTGCTAGTATTACTAGTCTGCTTCTTGTTACAGTAGTTCAAGAAAATAGATGGATCTTTTGCATAGTAGGAGTATTATTGCTTGTAGGGTTTTATTTCTTTGAGAAAAAGCAAGCATCACCGATCGTTCCGTTTTCTATGTTTAAAAATCAAATGATATCGAGAATTAATTTTAATGGTTTTATTGGGAATCTGGCTCTTTTTGGTACAGCTAGTTATATTCCGTTGTTTTTACAACATATCGCTGGTCTTTCCCTTTTTCTCAGTGGTGTTGCGCTCCTTGGTCAGGCTATTGGCTGGATGATGGCGGCCGTTCCTGCAGGAAAGTGGATATTAAAATACGGATATCGAAGATTGCTGATTATCGGTAATGCATTCTTATTCGCATCAGGTCTGTTGTTGCTTCTTCTAGATCCAAGTCATGGTTTTTGGTTTGTATTCTTTGTCATGCTTATTCAAGGGATCGCTTTTGGAATGCTGTCCACAGTGGGAGTGATCGGGGTACAACAACTCGTGGGTGTGCACGAAAAAGGAGTCTCCACAGCGTTCTTTATGCTTTGCCGAAACATGGGTACCGTTATCGGGGTAACCGTTATGGGTTATCTGTTAACTACAGGTGCATCCGATATGGACGGAATTCATCATTTATTCCAGTTTGGATTTATTGGTAGTGTTTTAGCTCTACTAACTTCTTTCCTTATTCAAAAAAATACAGCAGAGCAATCCACTCCTGCTGCTAAAATTGGGTAA
- a CDS encoding MtnX-like HAD-IB family phosphatase has product MKKWAFVSDFDGTISKKDFYWMVIDKYFSEGKELFNEWKAGTIKDIDFLATVFRAIHQEEAHIIEDIHTIPIDEYVPSFIKHVQENGGDFYILSAGTDYYIHHILKKYDIKDVTVFSNEGFFHEKNIHMKIDSNDWKYSERYGIDKSKVIQKLKEEYELVYFAGDSEPDSHPAVFADLTFAKDALQDMLEEKGVPYKAVEEFTEIEKYLINKGLISR; this is encoded by the coding sequence ATGAAAAAATGGGCATTTGTTTCTGATTTTGATGGTACGATTTCAAAGAAAGACTTTTACTGGATGGTGATTGATAAATACTTTTCAGAAGGGAAAGAACTATTTAACGAATGGAAAGCTGGGACGATCAAAGATATTGATTTCCTTGCAACCGTCTTTAGAGCAATTCACCAAGAAGAAGCACATATTATTGAAGATATACATACGATACCAATTGACGAGTATGTTCCTTCATTTATCAAGCATGTTCAAGAAAATGGTGGAGATTTTTACATACTAAGTGCAGGTACGGATTATTACATTCATCATATTCTTAAGAAATACGACATAAAAGACGTGACTGTATTTTCAAACGAAGGATTTTTTCACGAAAAAAATATTCATATGAAAATTGATAGTAACGACTGGAAATACTCTGAGCGATATGGAATTGATAAATCGAAAGTAATTCAAAAATTAAAGGAAGAATACGAGCTGGTGTATTTTGCTGGAGACAGTGAGCCTGACTCGCATCCGGCTGTGTTTGCTGACCTCACCTTTGCCAAGGATGCCCTACAAGATATGCTAGAGGAAAAAGGTGTCCCTTATAAAGCTGTGGAGGAGTTCACAGAAATTGAAAAATATTTAATCAATAAAGGGCTGATTTCACGATAA